A window of the Oryza brachyantha chromosome 5, ObraRS2, whole genome shotgun sequence genome harbors these coding sequences:
- the LOC102701636 gene encoding putative NAD kinase 3: protein MDDRRRLDCDGRTNLSVATSDQTLGSSESERAAYAFLPQTPIKSTDEHLVEFSEAMRAVAKTLRQVAEGKAAAQAEAAEWKRKYELEKAVKAHKHHSVTKGCSNCDKDKLEQLASRLTLETPSVDPTSCCGNHEICSRQILQDECPGTSKNLHDKIVGRKAPFKLSWGCNGDNNGQHKHDFVSFEKGDITTAERSNKQILLKWESPPQTVLFVTKPNSNSVHILCAEMVRWLKEHNNINIFVEPRVSRELVTEDSYFNFIETWDDDEEMKTLHTKVDLIVTLGGDGTVLWAASLFKGPVPPVVAFSLGSLGFMTPFSSELYRECLDHVLKRPFGITLRSRLQCHVICDSAKNEVETEEPILVLNEVTIDRGMSSYLTYLECYCDSSFVTRVQGDGLIISTTSGSTAYSLAAGGSMVHPQVPGILFTPICPHSLSFRPLILPEYVTLRVQVPINSRGQAWASFDGKGRKQLGPGDALICSISPWPVPTACLVDSTTDFLRSIHEGLHWNLRKSQSFDGPAA, encoded by the exons ATGGATGACCGCCGGCGCTTG gattgtGATGGGAGAACAAACCTTAGTGTGGCTACCTCAGATCAAACTTTAGGTAGTTCGGAATCAGAGAGGGCAGCTTATGCATTTCTTCCTCAAACTCCAATCAAGTCAACCGATGAACACCTTGTTGAGTTCTCGGAGGCTATGAGAG CTGTTGCGAAAACATTGCGACAAGTTGCGGAAGGGAAAGCTGCTGCTCAAGCAGAGGCAGCTGAGTGGAAGCGCAAGTATGAATTAGAGAAGGCAGTCAAGGCACACAAACATCATAGTGTAACCAAAG GCTGCAGTAACTGTGACAAGGACAAGTTAGAGCAGTTGGCCAGTCGACTGACATTGGAGACTCCATCGGTTGATCCAACAAGTTGCTGCGGAAATCATGAGATCTGTTCACGTCAAATTCTCCAGGACGAATGCCCTGGAACTAGTAAAAATTTGCATGACAAGATTGTTGGAAGAAAG gctCCATTTAAACTTTCATGGGGATGCAATGGGGATAATAATGGCCAGCACAAGCATGATTTTGTATCCTTTGAAAAGGGAGATATAACAACAGCTGAACGCAGCAATAAGCAG ATTTTGCTAAAATGGGAATCCCCTCCGCAAACAGTTCTTTTCGTGACTAAACCTAATTCCAACTCCGTGCACATTCTCTGTGCTGAAATGGTTAG ATGGCTTAAAGAGCACAACAATATAAACATCTTTGTAGAGCCACGAGTTAGCAGGGAACTAGTGACTGAAGATTCTTACTTCAACTTTATTGAAACATGGGATgatg ATGAGGAAATGAAGACATTGCACACGAAGGTTGATCTCATTGTAACCCTTGGAGGTGATGGAACAGTTTTATGG GCAGCATCACTGTTCAAAGGACCTGTTCCCCCTGTTGTTGCGTTCTCTCTTGGATCATTGGGCTTCATGACCCCCTTTT CTAGTGAGCTGTATCGTGAGTGTTTGGACCATGTGCTGAAAAGGCCATTTGGCATCACACTAAGGAGTCGTCTGCAGTGTCATGTAATATGTGATTCAGCTAAAAATGAAGTTGAGACGGAGGAGCCAATTCTAGTGCTAAATGAGGTTACAATTGACCGTGGAATGTCATCTTACCTTACCTACCTAGAATGCTATTGTGACAGCTCTTTTGTCACACGCGTTCAAGGAGATGGGTTAATAATATCAACAACATCTGGAAGCACAGCTTATTCATTAGCAGCTGGGGGGTCAATGGTTCATCCCCAG GTCCCAGGGATCCTTTTCACGCCAATATGCCCGCATTCGTTATCATTCAGGCCTTTGATACTGCCCGAGTATGTAACGTTGCGAGTGCAAGTGCCAATCAATAGCAGAGGGCAGGCATGGGCATCCTTCGACGGCAAGGGCAGGAAGCAGCTAGGACCAGGTGATGCTCTCATCTGCAGCATCTCTCCATGGCCTGTGCCTACTGCCTGCCTGGTGGACTCGACAACTGACTTCCTGCGAAGCATCCATGAGGGTCTCCACTGGAACCTGAGGAAGAGCCAGTCGTTTGATGGCCCTGCTGCATGA
- the LOC102713465 gene encoding protein N-terminal glutamine amidohydrolase: protein MADDRVAGGANLSAPLPPQPPSPSAEPSRPPLDSSAFTHTPFYCEENVYFLCKELIRSGISDPGGTDLFVVFISNEEKKVPLWYQKVSHSGDGFVLWDYHVICFQSRRRKGELLDLVWDLDSSLPFPCSFIQYVSDAIRPLSFGNSTYRRLFRVIHAPVFLRSFASDRSHMKDHAGNWIQLPPKYETIVAEDGTTNNLNEYITMFMDDVKDLESMANDVYSIKNGVVINETILPEFFSRLAG, encoded by the exons atGGCCGACGACCGAGTAGCCGGCGGCGCAAACCTCTCCGCACCGCTGCCTCCTCAACCCCCTTCTCCTTCAGCGGAGCCGAGCAGACCGCCTCTGGATTCCTCCGCGTTCACGCACACCCCGTTCTACTG CGAAGAAAATGTTTACTTCCTATGTAAGGAACTCATCAGAAGTGGAATTTCTGATCCTGGTGGCACCGACCTCTTTGttgttttcatttcaaatGAGGAAAAGAAG GTTCCGCTCTGGTATCAGAAAGTAAGTCATAGTGGCGATGGATTTGTCCTGTGGGATTATCATGTAATCTGTTTCCAG TCTAGACGAAGAAAAGGAGAATTACTTGATCTTGTTTGGGATTTGGACTCCAGCCTTCCTTTCCCATGTTCATTCATCCAGTATGTTTCTGATGCCATACGGCCGCTATCATTTGGCAATTCTACCTACAGGAG GCTTTTCCGTGTGATTCATGCTCCTGTATTTCTTCGATCATTTGCATCTGATAGAAGTCACATGAAGGATCATGCAGGAAATTGGATTCAGTTGCCCCCAAAGTATGAAACAATTGTTGCAGAAG ATGGAACCACCAATAATCTGAATGAGTACATCACAATGTTTATGGACGATGTGAAGGACCTGGAAAGTATGGCTAATGATGTCTACTCCATCAAAAATGGTGTGGTGATAAATGAAACTATCCTGCCTGAATTCTTCTCTCGCTTGGCTGGATGA